A window of Sutcliffiella cohnii contains these coding sequences:
- a CDS encoding MFS transporter, whose translation MRLTEWNPSDPIFWERIGKKIAYRNLIISTLALHLAFCIWQMWSVMTINLASVGFTYTTDQMFTLTAIPALVGAVLRLFYSIAITYLGGRNWTVISTIVLIIPAIGIGLAIQNPNTPFFTMAILSALCGVGGANFASSMANIGPFFPKDKQGTALGINGGIGNLGVSVVQFVAPAVVGIPLFGMLLGGPQKMMSENGTESIWLQNGAFIWVIPLVVISIFAFFGMNNLPAPKVSLLEQAQVFKGKHMYLITILYIMSFGSFIGYSAAFPLLITKQFPEVNALQFAFLGPLLGASFRTVGGYFADKFGGAIVTFIAVIIMVFGTGGVVYFVGENTSSFLGFYLMFMILFLAGGIANGSIFRMIPIIFGPKETPAAIGFSAAIGAFGGFFIPKLFGWSFEWFGGSQFALYVFISYYLLCAIILWIYYARPGAELKC comes from the coding sequence ATGAGACTAACAGAATGGAATCCAAGTGATCCAATATTTTGGGAGAGGATAGGGAAGAAAATAGCCTATCGAAATCTTATCATTTCAACTTTAGCACTTCATTTAGCATTTTGTATTTGGCAAATGTGGTCTGTAATGACTATAAATTTAGCGAGTGTAGGTTTTACTTATACTACAGATCAAATGTTTACACTAACTGCAATACCAGCGTTAGTTGGAGCTGTACTTCGCCTTTTTTATTCTATAGCGATTACGTATTTAGGTGGACGTAATTGGACGGTTATTAGCACGATTGTTTTAATAATTCCAGCAATAGGAATAGGACTAGCGATACAGAACCCAAATACTCCGTTCTTTACGATGGCGATTCTTTCTGCTCTTTGTGGGGTAGGAGGGGCTAATTTTGCATCTTCTATGGCGAATATTGGTCCATTTTTCCCGAAAGACAAGCAAGGAACAGCTTTAGGAATTAACGGTGGGATAGGAAATCTTGGAGTAAGTGTTGTGCAATTTGTAGCTCCCGCTGTAGTAGGGATTCCGTTATTTGGAATGTTGTTAGGTGGGCCTCAAAAGATGATGTCTGAAAATGGTACCGAATCAATTTGGTTACAAAATGGTGCATTTATTTGGGTTATACCTTTAGTAGTTATTTCTATCTTTGCTTTTTTTGGTATGAACAACCTACCAGCGCCTAAAGTCTCACTATTAGAACAAGCTCAAGTCTTTAAAGGAAAACATATGTATTTAATTACAATTCTATATATTATGTCATTTGGTTCGTTTATTGGTTACTCAGCAGCTTTTCCTCTATTAATAACAAAACAATTTCCTGAAGTAAATGCGCTTCAATTTGCTTTTTTAGGACCTTTATTAGGCGCAAGCTTTCGCACGGTAGGAGGGTATTTTGCTGACAAATTTGGAGGGGCAATTGTTACTTTCATTGCAGTTATTATCATGGTGTTTGGAACGGGTGGTGTTGTTTACTTTGTAGGGGAAAATACAAGTAGTTTTTTAGGATTTTACCTTATGTTCATGATTCTCTTTTTAGCTGGTGGAATTGCAAATGGATCTATTTTTCGTATGATACCTATTATATTTGGACCGAAAGAAACACCCGCAGCAATTGGTTTTAGTGCCGCAATTGGCGCGTTTGGTGGATTTTTTATACCAAAATTATTTGGCTGGTCATTTGAATGGTTTGGTGGTTCTCAATTTGCTCTTTACGTTTTCATTTCTTACTATCTTTTATGTGCCATCATATTGTGGATTTACTACGCGAGGCCGGGAGCGGAATTAAAATGTTAG
- the fdhF gene encoding formate dehydrogenase subunit alpha, translated as MSHIQNENYSQRNYEPITRDGEELISTHCCFCGMQCGMNIRVKTVDQSVVGVEPRYDFPMNGGRLCPKGVAAYRQAEHRERILHPLIRKNGQLVKATWDEALDLVTSKIQDIQGKYGKDAFGLYSGSSMTNEKCYIMGKFARIGLGTKNIDYNGRYCMSSASYGFNQSVGIDRGSTNPWSDIKEADVLVLAGSNTAECHPLSMPYIWGARDKGAKIIVIDPRETKTALVADVHLDIRPGTDVAIGNGLLHVMIADGLVDEQFIEQHTTGYERLKEVVASYTPQRVAEITGVAPEKIITAARLYGQAKEGMVMFARGVEQHATGTDAVSTYVNLSLVSGKIGKKGSGFATFTGQGNGQGGREHGQKTDQLPGFRKITDPKAREYIASVWGVEESEIPGPGLSAFEILQQLGKEIKGLLLVCSNPIVSSPSIGDVGEYLKGLDFFVAIDMFMSESAELADVVLPSTVWIEDNGTTTNVEGRVVRLKGINRRPGEVKADWEIISEIADRLGRGKYFKYNSPEEIFNELRVASKGGIADYYGITYEKLEKMQGVFWPCPTEDDEGMPRLFEDKKFNFPDGKAKILAFEHKGPNEQVSEEFPLILSTGRVVYHYLSGNQTRRIEALTNFCPDPYVEIHPNTARQYNIGNGELVKISSPRGHIKVVAKITKIIREDMIFVPYHWGKQLAINHLTNPALEPKSKIPEFKVCAAKLEKIETLGEKHG; from the coding sequence ATGTCTCATATACAAAACGAAAACTACTCACAACGAAATTATGAGCCTATCACTCGTGATGGTGAGGAACTAATTTCGACCCATTGCTGTTTTTGTGGTATGCAATGTGGGATGAATATCCGTGTTAAAACTGTGGATCAATCGGTCGTAGGTGTTGAGCCGCGCTATGATTTCCCTATGAACGGTGGACGTCTTTGTCCGAAAGGTGTTGCTGCATACAGACAGGCTGAACATCGTGAAAGAATTTTACATCCGCTTATTCGTAAAAATGGGCAACTCGTGAAAGCGACTTGGGATGAAGCATTAGATTTAGTCACTTCGAAAATTCAAGACATTCAAGGGAAATACGGAAAAGATGCTTTCGGTCTCTATAGTGGCTCATCTATGACAAACGAAAAGTGTTACATAATGGGGAAATTTGCGCGAATAGGCTTAGGTACGAAAAATATAGATTATAACGGAAGATACTGTATGTCTTCAGCCTCTTACGGATTTAATCAAAGTGTAGGGATTGATCGTGGCTCTACTAATCCTTGGTCTGATATAAAAGAGGCGGATGTTCTTGTATTAGCAGGCTCTAACACAGCTGAATGTCATCCATTATCTATGCCTTATATTTGGGGTGCTCGTGATAAGGGTGCAAAGATCATTGTTATTGATCCAAGAGAAACAAAGACTGCGTTAGTAGCAGATGTACATTTAGATATTCGGCCTGGAACTGATGTGGCTATCGGAAATGGCCTATTGCACGTCATGATTGCCGATGGTCTAGTAGATGAACAATTTATCGAACAGCATACGACTGGGTATGAAAGATTAAAAGAAGTTGTTGCATCCTATACTCCACAAAGAGTAGCAGAAATTACTGGAGTTGCTCCAGAAAAAATTATTACAGCAGCACGACTATATGGACAAGCAAAAGAAGGTATGGTCATGTTCGCTCGTGGTGTTGAACAACATGCAACTGGTACTGATGCTGTTTCCACATATGTAAACTTGTCCCTAGTGTCTGGAAAAATTGGAAAAAAAGGTTCTGGATTTGCGACCTTTACAGGTCAAGGAAATGGACAAGGTGGTCGAGAACACGGTCAGAAAACGGATCAACTCCCAGGATTCCGTAAAATTACCGATCCAAAAGCCCGTGAATACATTGCAAGTGTATGGGGTGTAGAGGAATCAGAAATCCCTGGTCCTGGTCTTAGTGCATTTGAAATTCTTCAACAGTTAGGAAAAGAAATAAAAGGACTTTTATTAGTTTGTAGCAATCCCATCGTTTCTTCGCCTTCTATTGGTGATGTTGGTGAATATTTAAAGGGCCTAGATTTTTTCGTAGCAATTGATATGTTTATGTCCGAATCCGCTGAACTTGCAGATGTTGTACTTCCCTCAACTGTTTGGATTGAAGATAACGGAACAACAACAAATGTAGAAGGTAGAGTCGTACGTTTAAAAGGGATAAATCGAAGACCCGGTGAAGTGAAAGCAGACTGGGAAATCATTTCCGAAATTGCCGACCGTTTAGGACGAGGAAAATACTTTAAGTATAATTCTCCAGAGGAAATTTTTAATGAATTGCGTGTTGCTAGTAAAGGGGGTATTGCCGATTATTACGGAATCACATATGAAAAGCTTGAAAAAATGCAAGGAGTATTTTGGCCTTGTCCAACTGAAGATGATGAAGGAATGCCAAGACTTTTTGAAGATAAAAAGTTTAATTTCCCTGATGGAAAAGCAAAAATTTTAGCTTTTGAGCATAAAGGACCTAACGAACAAGTAAGTGAAGAATTCCCACTAATTTTATCTACTGGGCGAGTTGTATATCATTATTTAAGTGGTAATCAAACGAGAAGAATTGAAGCACTAACTAATTTTTGTCCTGACCCATATGTAGAAATACATCCAAATACAGCAAGACAATATAATATCGGAAACGGTGAACTTGTAAAAATATCAAGTCCACGAGGACATATTAAAGTAGTAGCAAAAATAACAAAGATTATTAGAGAAGATATGATTTTCGTTCCTTATCATTGGGGAAAGCAACTCGCCATTAATCATTTAACGAACCCTGCTCTAGAACCAAAGTCTAAAATACCAGAGTTTAAGGTTTGTGCAGCAAAACTAGAAAAAATAGAAACTTTAGGTGAAAAACATGGGTAA
- a CDS encoding 4Fe-4S dicluster domain-containing protein translates to MGNRVLYIDYERCIGCRACIIGCEECSGHDHLSRMFVDELNPGETVATSPTPCMHCETPACAESCPVQAISVTDDGFVLSASLEKCIGCKNCTYACPFGIPRVDDQKKVMYKCDMCYDRTQQGRPPMCASVCPTDTIQFLDEEELKNSPAKPVQYKWDFGGTVIETKTVIGLPDTKNNRFGFWDNEEVSS, encoded by the coding sequence ATGGGTAATAGAGTTCTTTATATTGATTATGAACGTTGTATCGGATGTCGTGCTTGTATTATTGGTTGTGAGGAATGTAGTGGACATGATCATTTATCTAGAATGTTTGTAGATGAATTAAATCCTGGAGAAACTGTCGCTACATCCCCTACCCCTTGTATGCATTGTGAAACACCAGCTTGTGCTGAATCATGCCCAGTTCAAGCAATTTCAGTTACAGATGATGGCTTTGTATTATCTGCTTCTTTAGAAAAATGCATCGGGTGTAAAAACTGTACGTACGCTTGCCCTTTTGGAATTCCAAGAGTAGATGACCAAAAGAAAGTAATGTATAAATGCGATATGTGCTATGACAGAACACAACAAGGAAGGCCACCTATGTGTGCTAGCGTATGTCCAACGGATACTATTCAGTTTTTAGATGAAGAAGAATTAAAAAATTCCCCTGCAAAACCAGTTCAATACAAATGGGACTTTGGAGGTACTGTTATAGAAACGAAAACTGTTATCGGCCTTCCCGATACAAAAAACAATCGTTTTGGATTTTGGGATAACGAAGAGGTGTCATCATGA
- a CDS encoding ubiquinol-cytochrome c reductase iron-sulfur subunit, whose protein sequence is MNKFEEFLRKITFNIKRGNELELNRRGFIASTLSLMGVFFLSSTPLLAVAKWKENQAEANLEHFIVNEGDLAVGDSFTFHFPNENDPALLIRISEDEYRAYNIKCTHLMCPVYFEKETTELICPCHHGFFNVEDGSVIAGPPPRGLPIVELTFKNNGIYAVGVTQTEHH, encoded by the coding sequence ATGAATAAATTTGAAGAGTTTCTTCGAAAAATAACGTTTAACATTAAACGAGGTAATGAGTTAGAACTTAATCGTAGGGGCTTTATCGCCTCTACTTTATCCTTAATGGGAGTGTTCTTCTTAAGCTCTACTCCACTATTAGCAGTAGCGAAGTGGAAAGAAAATCAAGCGGAAGCTAATTTAGAGCACTTTATTGTAAATGAAGGAGACTTAGCGGTAGGAGATAGTTTTACATTTCATTTTCCTAATGAAAATGATCCAGCTCTTTTAATTCGAATTTCTGAGGATGAATATCGCGCTTATAACATTAAATGTACTCACCTAATGTGCCCTGTTTATTTTGAAAAGGAAACAACGGAGCTAATTTGTCCTTGCCATCACGGGTTTTTCAATGTAGAAGATGGTTCTGTAATAGCCGGTCCTCCCCCAAGAGGGCTGCCTATCGTTGAATTGACTTTTAAAAATAACGGCATATACGCAGTAGGTGTGACCCAGACGGAACACCATTAG